Within the Nocardioides humi genome, the region CGTCGCCTCGATCATCAGCCGGGTCGGGCGGCTGCGGGTCTCGTAGCGCTCACGCAGGTGCAGCCGGGTCGCCCGGGCCCGCCCCTGGTGGACCGGCGCGAGGTGGAAGGTCCAGGTGGTGGCGAAGTCCATCTCCCCGGGCGCGTCACCGCCCTGCGAGGTCACGACCAGGCAGCGGCCGGGATCGACCTCGGCGACGCGCAGGGCGATGTCGGGGTGCAGCCGGAAGGGGTCGCCGACCGCGACGTCCTGCCACTCGAGATGGACTCGGGTGGCGCCCACGATCCGGCAGCCGGCGAGGTTCTCGAGGGTCTCGAAGGAGTAGAAGCCGGCCCGGTCCTGCCCCAGCTGGGCGATCCACGGCCACACCGCCTCCGGGGGCGCGGGGAGCGTGCAGGCACGGTCGTTCTGGACCTGCGCCTGCGGCAGCAGCTCGTCGCCGGGCAGCGTCGCCTGCGCCTCGGCGGCGGAGGCGCCCAGGCGCCGCCGTGCCCGGGCGGCCGCGCCGGCTCCCGTGGCCGCGGCGGCGAGGAGTACGACGGCGGTGCGTCGTGCGGACATCGGGCCACCTCCCTCTCGTCGGTGCCTCGATCCTCGCGAGTCGCGGCGCCCGGGTGGAGGGGCGAAGGTCCCGCGGCGCACGGGCACTGCGGCGGTCCGTACCCGCCCCGGGGTACGACGAGAGCCCCACCGCGGGGACGACCCGGACCCCGGACCCGCGCGATGGTCGTGCGGTGATGCCGACGACCGAGCCCGTCTCGCCGACCTCCCCCGACAGTCCCGACTCCTCCGGCGCTGCCACCCGCCCGGCCCACGGCCGGCGCTGGTGGTGGTGGTTCGCCCTGACCTCGGTCGCGATCACGGTGCTCGCCGTCGGCCCGTACCTCACGGCGTCGCTGGCCGAGCTCTCCGTCGACGACCACGGCGTCGCGAGCAACTACGTCGACCGGCCGGCGCCGTTCCGGGTCGCGCTCTACCTCCACGCGTCCTTCGCCGGCGTGGCGCTGCTGCTCTCGCCGCTGCAGTTCGCGACCCGGTTGCGGCGTCGGCGCCCCCGGATCCACCGCGCGGTCGGGCGGATGGTGCTGGCGGCGATCCTGGTCTCCGGGCTGGCGGGGCTGGTGCTGTCGTTCGTCAACGAGGCCGGGCCGATCGGCGTCGTCGGCTTCGGGGGACTGGCGCTCGCCTGGCTCGCGTGCGCGGGCGCGGCGTACCGCACCGCCCGGCGCCGCGACCTCGCCGCCCATCGGCGCTGGGCGATCCGGACGTTCGCGCTGACCTACGCCGGCGTGACGCTGCGGCTGCAGACCATCCTCCTCGTCACCCTCCAGGTGGCGCTGGGCGGGGACGCGGACCTCGCCTTCGACCGGGCGTACTACGTCGTGACGCTGTCGAGCTGGGTGCCGAACCTGCTCGTCGCCGAGTGGTACCTGCGCCGCGGCCGCGGCAGGTGATTCACTCGTGCGCGTGCTAGGACGCCTGCTGCCGCTGCTCGCGGCCGGCTACGCGGCGATCGCGCTGACCGACCTGCTCGGCGGCACGGGTCGTCCCGCCGCCGAGGTGACGGTCGGGGTGGTGGGCACGCTGGTGCTGAGCGCCAGCATGGTGCTCGCGCCGCGGGCTCCGCTCGCCGCGCTGCTGGTCGCCGGCGGCGCGGTGGTGGTCGAGTCGGCGGTCCATGCCGACGTCGCCATCTCGCCGGCCGCGACCCTGGTCAGCATCGTCGTGGTCGGCCGGCTGGCCGACCGGCGGCGAGCCGCGGCCGGCCTGCTGGTGGCGATCGCCAGCGTGCTGGCCTACTACGCCTTCAGCCCGCCGAGCTCGCCCGCCGAGCTGGTGTCGACCCTCGTCGCCTACACCGCGTTCTGGGCGCTGGCCTACGCCTGGGCCCGGCGCGACGAGGAAGCCGAGCGGGCCCGCCGGGCCGACCGCGCGCTGCTGCTGGCCGAGCTGCGGACCCAGATGGCGCGCGACCTGCACGACATCATCGGGCACACCCTCAACGTGGTCGTCGTGCACGCCGGGGCCGCCCGGCTCTCGCTCGACGGCGCCCCCGCGGTCAGCCGGGACCTGCTGCTGCAGATCGAGCACGTCGGCCGCGAGGCGATGGCCGACCTCGACGACGCGGTCGCCACGCTGCGCGATCCCGCGGCCGGCACCGACCGGCCGCTGCGGCCGACGACGGCGGGCCTCGCGGACCTGCCCGCGCTGGTGGAGCGCTTCGCCGCCTCGGGCGTCCGGGCCTCGCTCGTCGTCGACCCCGCGCTGCTCACGCCGGACGGCGCGCCGTCGTACGCCGTCGCCCGCGAGGCCTACCGGATCGTCCAGGAGTCGCTGACCAACGCGCTCAAGCACGCCGCGCCCTGCCGGGCGCAGGTCGAGGTCAGCACGAGCGGCGACCACGTCGTGGTCACGGTGCGTGACGACGGCGCCGGGCCGCCGGAGCACTGGCTCCCCGGCCGCGGGCTCGGGGGCATCCGGGAGCGCGCCACCCGCGTCGGCGGTACGGCGCGGCTCGGCCCGGTCGGCGCCGGCGCTCCCGGCTTCCGGGTGGAGGCCCGGCTGCCGCTCGATCGGCAGCCGGCATGACGGTCCGGGTGCTGGTGGCCGACGACGACGCCCTGCTGCGGGCCGGGCTCGCGGTGGTGGTGGGGACCGACCCGGGGCTCGAGCTCGTCGGGGAGGCGGCCGACGGCCTCGACGCCGTACGGACGGCGGGCGAGGTGGCGCCCGACGTCGTCCTGATGGATGTGCGGATGCCCGGCGTCGACGGGATCGAGGCGACCCGCCGGATCCTGGCGCTGGGCGGCGGGACGCGGGTCCTGGTGCTGACGACCTTCCCCGACGACGAGTACGTCGCCGCGGCGCTGCGGGCCGGCGCGTCCGGGTTCCTGCTCAAGCGGGTGGCCCCCGAGCGGCTGCTCGAGGCCGTCCACACCGTCGCCCGGGGGGAGGCGCTGCTCGACCCCGCGGTCACCCGCGCCGTGGTGGAGCGGTCGATCCATGCCGAGCCGGCGCACGCCGACGCGTCCGCGCGGGGCCCGCTGGCCGCGCTGACCGAGCGCGAGCTCGAGGTCTTCGCGCTGGTCGGCGAGGGCCGGTCGAACCGGGAGATCGCGGTCGCCCTGACCCTCGCCGAGTCGACGGTCCAGACCCACGTCAAGCGGATCCTCGCCAAGCTCGGCGCCCGCGATCGCGCCCAGGCCGTCGCGATCGCGTTCCGCAGCGGGCTGGTCGATCCCCGGTCGCCGAGGTGAGCTGAGCCGATCGGCTCCCTCGGGCGCGCGGGCGCCGTCGTACCGAATCTTGCGGCGACGCCCGGAGCCCACGGGAGATCCTCCTGCGCGTCGGGGTGGACGTGCGACCGTCTGAGGAGGCAGGGTCGTGGGTACGCCGGAGAACACCGGACGTACCCATCTCGGAAGGTTGTGAAGTGAAGAGAGCACTGACGATCGTGGCGTCGGTAGCGACGGCAACGGCGCTGCTGGTGCCCAGTGGGAGCGGAAGCGCGGCGCCATCGGCCCCGCAGGCCAGCGAGAAGGCCCCTTCGTACACCCCGCCGGCGCCCGTCTGGGGCGCCTGCACCAACCAGCGGTTGGTCGACGCGGGGGCGGAGTGCGCCATGCTCGAGGTCCCGCTCGACTACGACAAGCCCAAGGGCAAGAAGATCCAGATCGCGGTCAGCCGGGTGCTCCACACGGACCCCGACTACAAGGGCATGATCGCGGTCAACCCGGGCGGCCCCGGCGGCTCCGGCCTGATCTACTCCATCCTGGGCCCGGCCATCCCCAACGGCGTGGGCGCGAAGTACGACTGGTACGGCTTCGACCCGCGCGGTGTCGGCAGCAGCACCCCGTCGCTGAGCTGCAACCCCAACTACCCGGGGGCGGGCTACGACCGGCCCAACTACGTGCCCAAGAAGAAGAAGGACCTCAAGTGGTGGCAGCGGACCACCAAGAAGTACGCCAAGGCGTGCTCGAAGTCCGACGCCAAGCGGCTGCTCAAGCACATGCACACCACGGACGTCGCCCAGGACCTCGACAGCCTGCGCAAGGCCGTGGGGCAGCCGAAGCTGAACTACTACGGCTTCTCCTACGGCACCTACCTCGGTCAGGTCTACGCCACGATGTTCCCGAAGAAGGTCGGCCGGTTCGTCTGGGACGGCGTCCTCAACGCGAAGAACGCCTTCTACCAGGCCAATATCGACCAGAACATCCAGTTCGACAAGAACAGCAAGGTCTACTTCAAGTGGCTGGCCAAGAACGACGCGACCTTCGGGCTCGGCACCAAGGGCAAGAAGATCCGCAAGGGCTACTACAAGCTGCTCAAGCAGCTCGACAAGCAGCCCGCCGCCGAGGGGAAGCTCGGGCCGGACGAGCTCAACGACGTCCTGCTCAGCGCCGCCTACTACGTCTACGACTGGGCGGAGATCGGCGCGGCGTACGCCAAGCTGGTCACGACCGGTGACGGCGCCGACCTGATCGCCATGTACGACGAGCCGGGCGACGACAACGGCTTCGCCGTCTACAACGGCGTGCAGTGCACCGACGCGAAGTGGCCCGGCTGGAAGCAGACCGAGGCCGACACCCGGCGCGTGCACAAGAAGCACCCGTTCCTGGCGTGGAACAACACCTGGTACAACGCGCCCTGCCTGAACTGGCCGGCCACGTCGCGCGACGCGTTCGAGGTCAGCGGCAAGAAGGTGAAGTCGCGGATCCTGATGGTCGCCGAGACCAGGGACGCCGCCACGGTGTTCTCCGGCGCGGTGGCCACCCGCAAGGCGTTCCCGACCTCGTTCCTCATCGAGGGCAAGGGCGGTACGACGCACTCCGGCTCGCTGTCCGGTGTCGAGTGCACCGACAACCTGATCGCGAGCTACCTCGACACCGGTGTGCTGCCGAAGCGCAAGAAGAACAAGCGCAGCGACCTCAAGTGCGACCCGGTCCCGCAGCCCGCGGCGGCGGCCCCCGCGCGCGGCACCGGTCCGCTCACGGTCGACGACCGGATGCCGGCGTACCTGAGGAAGGCGCTGATCGAGGCGCAGTCGACGGGGCGCTGACCCGGTGGCGAGATCACGGGGGTGATCCCACCCCGGAGCGGGCGTCGGCGTTCTCGCCGGCGCCCGCTCCGTCGTTGCGGGCTGGTGGGTCATCGGGGGGTGACGGGTGATGCCCGTCACGCAATTTGGACGTCCTGGCCAGTAATGCTTGACACCGTGTCTAACTCGGGCCAAGATCCTGTGCCATGAGTCACATCAGCGGCGTTCGGGCCAGCGCGGCCCGCGACACGTCGGCGTCGAGCCATGAGACGGTTTCGGGCGGTGTCGGCGTCGAAATCTCCGCTGTGGCGCACTCGTTCGTGAGTGATGACCGGGTCGTCGATGCGTTGGTCGACATCGATCTCGCCATCGGCGCCGGGGAGTTCGTCTCGCTGGTCGGCCCTCGGGCTGCGGCAAGACCACGCTGCTCAACATGGTGGCGGGCCTCGTGACGCCGACCGAGGGACAGGTCAGGATCGGTGGCAAGGTCGTCACCGAGCCCAGCCGCGACACCGCCTACATGCTGGCGCGAGACGCGCTGTTCCCGTGGCGCAGCGCGCTCGAGAACGTCATGCTCGGCCTCGAGGTCCGCGGCGTGCCGCGCGCGGAGCGCCGGGCCGTCGCCCAGGAGTGGATGCAGCGGGTGCACCTCGGTGGCTTCGAGCGTGCCCGGGTCACCGAGCTCTCCCAGGGGATGCGACAGCGCGTCGCCATCGCGCGCACGCTGGCCGGGTCGCCGCGCTGCATCCTGATGGACGAGCCGTTCGCCGCCCTCGACGCCCAGACCCGGCTCCTGATCCAGCAGGAGTTCCTCGGCCTGTGGGCCCGCTCGGGTGCCACGGTCGTCTTCGTCACCCACGACCTCCAGGAGGCCGTCGCGCTGAGCGATCGCGTGGTGCTCATGGGCAGCCGGCCCGGCCGGATCGCCAAGGAGGTCGACATCGACCTGCCGCGCCCGCGGAACATGACCGAGATCCAGGCCGACCCCGAGTGGCAACGCGTCTACCTGGAGCTGCAGGACGCCCTCAAGGAGGAGACCGCGGCGATGCGCGCCGAACGCGAGGAGGCAACGGCATGAGCGACACCCGCACGACCGCCGAGCCGCCGACGGTGCCCGGCCCCGCCCGCACCGGCGGCACCGAGGACCGCTCGGCCGTTCACCAACGGCTGATCCGAGCCCGCCGGGCCCGTCGGATCCGGACCATCGGCACCATGTGGGCGATGCGGGTTGGGGTCGTGGTGCTCCTGCTCGGCGTCTGGGAGGCGGCCCACGCCTTCGAGTGGATGAACCCCGTCTTCATCAGCGATCCCCGCAGCGTCGCCGAGAGCCTGGTCGACATGATCCGGTCCGGCGACCTCTGGGCCGACGGCTGGGCGACCCTCAAGGCCGCGATGCTCGGCCTGCTGATCGGTGGCAGCGGCGGCATCATCGGCGGCCTGGTGCTCGCCGAGTTCCCGACCTTCCGCGAGGCGGTCCGGCCCATCGTCACGCTCGCCAACGCGCTGCCCCGCCCGGCCCTGGCGCCGATCTTCCTGGTCTGGTTCGGCCTCGGCATCGGCTCCAAGGTCGCCGTGGCCGTCAGCATCGTGTTCTTCCTGCTGCTCATCAACACGCTGGCCGGCGTCGACGGCGTGGACAGCGACCGGGCGATGCTGTCGCGGACCCTGCGGATGTCGCGCCTGCAGCGGTTCCGCCTGCTGCAGCTGCCGACGGCCGGCCCGTCGATCATCGCCGGCCTGCGCCTCGGCGCCGTCTACTCGGTGCTCGGCGCCGTGGTCGCCGAGATGGTCGCCTCGACCGACGGCCTGGGCCTGCGCCTCGTCCGGGCCGCGAACTCCTTCGACATCGCCGGCTCCTTCGCCATCCTCTTCGTCCTGGCCCTGCTCGCCTACGCCCTCGACTGGGTGATCGGGCAGGTGGAGCGCCGCCTCTCGTGGCAGGTCCGCGCCGCCGACTGACCCCATCCCGACCATCCGGTCACCAGCCCGACGCCAGAACTCGGGACCGCTGGCACGTCTGCCACCTGGCAGAGAACAGGAGGAACTGTCATGTCCACCACCATCCGCAAGGTCGCTGCCGCCCTCGCGGCCGCCACCTTGGCGCTCGGGCTCGCTGCGTGCGGTTCCGAGTCGACCGACGGCCAGAAGACCGAGGACGGCCTGACCAAGCTGACGCTGCAGAAGTACGAGGGCGCGCTGCTCTACACCAGCGACATCATCGCCCAGGAGCAGGGCTTCTACGAGGACAACGGCCTGGAGGTCAGCTTCGTCAACCCCGGCGACGGCGCGACCTCGATGCAGCTGCTCGCCAACGGCGACACCAGCGGCGTCATCGGCGACATCAGCGGCGGCCTGGCCGCGCACAGCAAGGGCCAGCCGATCGTCGCCGTCGGCAGCGTCATCAACAAGAACCTCTTCCAGATCTCGGCCTCGAAGGAGCTCCTCTCGGTCGAGGGCGACTGGAAGGCGAAGATGACCGCGCTCAAGGGCCGCACGATCGCCGTGCCCGGCATCGGTGGCAGCGCCAGCCTGACGATGACCGGACTGCTCGAGTCAGCCGGCCTGGACCCCGAGAAGGACGTCACCATCGTCTCGGTCACCACCATCCCGGCGGCGGTGTCCCAGCTCGAGCAGGGCACGATCGACGCCTTCATCTACATCCCTCCGGCGGCGAACGTGATCGAGAACGCCGGCGCCGGCGGTCTCTACCTCGACATCGCCAACGACGGACCCGAGGAGTTCCAGAGCGCGCTGATCGCGATGCTGGCCAACCAGAAGTGGGCCGAGGAGAACCCCGACTCCGTCGAGGCGTGGGTGCAGTCCCAGCAGGACGCGATCGACTGGATGCGGGACCCGGCCAACCGTGAGGCGGTCATCGACGTGATCGCGTCGAACACCACCAGCGACGACCGCGACCTCGCCGGCCAGCTCCTCGACTACCTGGTCGACACGGCGTACTCCGCGACGCCCGACGGACTCCCGGTCGACGAGGAGATCCTGCAGCAGCAGATCGACACCCAGGTCAAGGGCGGGGTCGTCGCCGACGGCACGTTGAGCGCCGACGACATGCTGGTCGAGCGCTGAGCGAGCTGACTCCACCATGACCTCCCCACCGCAGCTCGCCGTCGCCGGCATCGGGACGACCGGGTACCGCCGCGAGCAGGACGGCGTCCAGGGCGCTCTCGCGGCCCGGGCCGTCCGTGCTGCGCTGGCCGACGCCGGGCTGGGGCCGGGCGACGTCGACGGCCTCGTCACCGAGGGCGCGGTCATGCCGCGGCACCTGCCGGCCGACCTGCTGGCTGCCGCCTGCGGGATCGAGCCGCGGTGGAGCGTCCAGTGGCTGGTGGCGGCGGCCGGCACGGTCGCCGCCCCCGCACTGGCCGCGCAGGCGATCGCCGCCGGGGAGGCGAGCACCGTGGTGGTCGTGCAGGCGATGGGCCGGGCCAGCGCGACGGCGAGCGACGACCCGTACCGCTACCACGCCGAGGACCCGGTGAAGGCGGCGTACGAGATGCCGATGGGGTGGTACGGCCAGGCGGCCTACTTCGCCGCGATGGCTCAGCGCTACGCCCACGAGCTCGGGCCGGTCGAGGACGGTCTGGCCGCGATCGCGCTGCAGGCCCGGGCCCACGCGGCGCTGACGCCCGGCGCGCAGCGGCCCGACGCCC harbors:
- a CDS encoding alpha/beta hydrolase, with translation MKRALTIVASVATATALLVPSGSGSAAPSAPQASEKAPSYTPPAPVWGACTNQRLVDAGAECAMLEVPLDYDKPKGKKIQIAVSRVLHTDPDYKGMIAVNPGGPGGSGLIYSILGPAIPNGVGAKYDWYGFDPRGVGSSTPSLSCNPNYPGAGYDRPNYVPKKKKDLKWWQRTTKKYAKACSKSDAKRLLKHMHTTDVAQDLDSLRKAVGQPKLNYYGFSYGTYLGQVYATMFPKKVGRFVWDGVLNAKNAFYQANIDQNIQFDKNSKVYFKWLAKNDATFGLGTKGKKIRKGYYKLLKQLDKQPAAEGKLGPDELNDVLLSAAYYVYDWAEIGAAYAKLVTTGDGADLIAMYDEPGDDNGFAVYNGVQCTDAKWPGWKQTEADTRRVHKKHPFLAWNNTWYNAPCLNWPATSRDAFEVSGKKVKSRILMVAETRDAATVFSGAVATRKAFPTSFLIEGKGGTTHSGSLSGVECTDNLIASYLDTGVLPKRKKNKRSDLKCDPVPQPAAAAPARGTGPLTVDDRMPAYLRKALIEAQSTGR
- a CDS encoding DUF2306 domain-containing protein; its protein translation is MPTTEPVSPTSPDSPDSSGAATRPAHGRRWWWWFALTSVAITVLAVGPYLTASLAELSVDDHGVASNYVDRPAPFRVALYLHASFAGVALLLSPLQFATRLRRRRPRIHRAVGRMVLAAILVSGLAGLVLSFVNEAGPIGVVGFGGLALAWLACAGAAYRTARRRDLAAHRRWAIRTFALTYAGVTLRLQTILLVTLQVALGGDADLAFDRAYYVVTLSSWVPNLLVAEWYLRRGRGR
- a CDS encoding ABC transporter permease — protein: MSDTRTTAEPPTVPGPARTGGTEDRSAVHQRLIRARRARRIRTIGTMWAMRVGVVVLLLGVWEAAHAFEWMNPVFISDPRSVAESLVDMIRSGDLWADGWATLKAAMLGLLIGGSGGIIGGLVLAEFPTFREAVRPIVTLANALPRPALAPIFLVWFGLGIGSKVAVAVSIVFFLLLINTLAGVDGVDSDRAMLSRTLRMSRLQRFRLLQLPTAGPSIIAGLRLGAVYSVLGAVVAEMVASTDGLGLRLVRAANSFDIAGSFAILFVLALLAYALDWVIGQVERRLSWQVRAAD
- a CDS encoding ABC transporter ATP-binding protein yields the protein MVAGLVTPTEGQVRIGGKVVTEPSRDTAYMLARDALFPWRSALENVMLGLEVRGVPRAERRAVAQEWMQRVHLGGFERARVTELSQGMRQRVAIARTLAGSPRCILMDEPFAALDAQTRLLIQQEFLGLWARSGATVVFVTHDLQEAVALSDRVVLMGSRPGRIAKEVDIDLPRPRNMTEIQADPEWQRVYLELQDALKEETAAMRAEREEATA
- a CDS encoding ABC transporter substrate-binding protein, with the translated sequence MSTTIRKVAAALAAATLALGLAACGSESTDGQKTEDGLTKLTLQKYEGALLYTSDIIAQEQGFYEDNGLEVSFVNPGDGATSMQLLANGDTSGVIGDISGGLAAHSKGQPIVAVGSVINKNLFQISASKELLSVEGDWKAKMTALKGRTIAVPGIGGSASLTMTGLLESAGLDPEKDVTIVSVTTIPAAVSQLEQGTIDAFIYIPPAANVIENAGAGGLYLDIANDGPEEFQSALIAMLANQKWAEENPDSVEAWVQSQQDAIDWMRDPANREAVIDVIASNTTSDDRDLAGQLLDYLVDTAYSATPDGLPVDEEILQQQIDTQVKGGVVADGTLSADDMLVER
- a CDS encoding sensor histidine kinase, yielding MRVLGRLLPLLAAGYAAIALTDLLGGTGRPAAEVTVGVVGTLVLSASMVLAPRAPLAALLVAGGAVVVESAVHADVAISPAATLVSIVVVGRLADRRRAAAGLLVAIASVLAYYAFSPPSSPAELVSTLVAYTAFWALAYAWARRDEEAERARRADRALLLAELRTQMARDLHDIIGHTLNVVVVHAGAARLSLDGAPAVSRDLLLQIEHVGREAMADLDDAVATLRDPAAGTDRPLRPTTAGLADLPALVERFAASGVRASLVVDPALLTPDGAPSYAVAREAYRIVQESLTNALKHAAPCRAQVEVSTSGDHVVVTVRDDGAGPPEHWLPGRGLGGIRERATRVGGTARLGPVGAGAPGFRVEARLPLDRQPA
- a CDS encoding response regulator; protein product: MTVRVLVADDDALLRAGLAVVVGTDPGLELVGEAADGLDAVRTAGEVAPDVVLMDVRMPGVDGIEATRRILALGGGTRVLVLTTFPDDEYVAAALRAGASGFLLKRVAPERLLEAVHTVARGEALLDPAVTRAVVERSIHAEPAHADASARGPLAALTERELEVFALVGEGRSNREIAVALTLAESTVQTHVKRILAKLGARDRAQAVAIAFRSGLVDPRSPR